The following proteins come from a genomic window of Thermoproteus sp.:
- a CDS encoding CDC48 family AAA ATPase, translated as MSWVELRVAESKARDANRPIVRIDPDVMEQYNIMVGDVVEIVGRRRTAAKVWNGLPEDRGKGIIRMNSILRKNADVSLNESVKIRKVEPRPAQSVKLAPVSMTIAVDPNFLQYIKQRLRDYVLVEGDVIQIHVLSQPLTFQVVQARPANAVLLITDDTQIQLYEKPVSGVKIPPVTWEDIGDLEEAKQKIRELVELPLKHPELFKHLGIDPPKGILLFGPPGTGKTLLAKAVANEANAYFIAINGPEIMSKYYGESEAKLREIFEEAKKNAPAIIFIDEIDAIAPKREEVTGEVEKRVVAQLLTLMDGLQERGQIVVIGATNRPDAVDPALRRPGRFDREIWINPPDFKGRLEILQIHTRNMPLSPDVDLRKLAEMTHGYTGADIAALAKEAAIRALRKAIQSGVVDLNQPTIPAESLERVRVTMQDFMEAMREIVPSALREIHIEVPKVRWKDVGGLAEVKQELREAVEWPLKYPDKFRKFGLRPPKGILLFGPPGTGKTLLAKAVATESGANFIAVRGPEIFSKWVGESEKMIREIFQKARMAAPCVVFIDEIDALASARGLGADSFVTERVVAQLLAEMDGIRTLENVVIIGATNRPDLVDPALLRPGRFDRIIYVPPPDFKARLDIFLIHTRNVPLAKDVDLEELARRTEGYSGADIELVVREATFMALREDINSKEVAMRHFEAALAKVKPSITPDMLKFYESWLERARQLQPTAKARATPPLYL; from the coding sequence GTGAGTTGGGTAGAACTCAGAGTGGCCGAGAGCAAGGCGCGCGACGCCAATAGGCCTATAGTCCGTATAGACCCCGACGTGATGGAGCAGTACAACATCATGGTGGGCGACGTGGTGGAGATAGTGGGCAGGAGGAGAACCGCCGCCAAGGTCTGGAACGGACTGCCGGAGGACCGCGGGAAGGGCATAATCCGTATGAACTCCATATTGAGGAAAAACGCCGACGTCTCCCTAAACGAGAGCGTGAAGATAAGGAAGGTGGAGCCCAGGCCGGCGCAGTCCGTAAAGCTGGCGCCGGTCTCCATGACCATAGCGGTCGACCCCAACTTCCTCCAGTACATAAAGCAGAGGCTCCGCGACTACGTCTTGGTGGAGGGCGACGTGATCCAGATCCACGTGTTGAGCCAGCCCCTGACGTTCCAGGTGGTGCAAGCCCGCCCCGCCAACGCCGTGTTGTTGATAACGGACGACACACAGATCCAGCTCTACGAGAAGCCGGTCTCCGGCGTCAAGATCCCGCCCGTCACATGGGAGGACATCGGCGATTTGGAGGAGGCTAAGCAGAAGATTAGAGAGCTAGTCGAGTTGCCCCTAAAGCACCCCGAACTGTTCAAACACCTCGGGATCGACCCGCCCAAGGGCATATTGCTCTTCGGCCCTCCTGGCACTGGTAAGACTTTGTTGGCTAAGGCTGTTGCTAATGAGGCTAATGCCTATTTTATCGCTATCAACGGGCCGGAGATTATGTCGAAGTACTACGGCGAGTCTGAGGCTAAGCTTAGAGAAATCTTTGAGGAGGCCAAAAAGAACGCGCCTGCCATAATCTTCATAGACGAGATAGACGCCATAGCCCCAAAGAGGGAGGAAGTGACGGGAGAGGTGGAGAAGAGAGTCGTGGCGCAACTACTAACCCTCATGGATGGACTACAGGAAAGAGGACAGATAGTAGTCATAGGCGCAACCAACAGACCAGACGCAGTAGACCCAGCACTGAGGAGACCCGGAAGATTCGACAGAGAGATTTGGATAAATCCGCCGGACTTCAAGGGCCGTCTGGAGATACTGCAGATTCACACCCGCAACATGCCCTTAAGTCCCGACGTCGACTTGAGGAAGCTCGCAGAGATGACCCACGGCTATACCGGCGCCGACATAGCCGCGTTGGCAAAAGAGGCCGCAATTAGGGCTTTGAGGAAGGCCATACAGAGCGGCGTCGTGGACTTAAACCAGCCCACGATACCCGCAGAGTCCCTAGAGAGGGTGAGGGTCACCATGCAGGACTTCATGGAGGCCATGAGGGAGATAGTGCCGTCTGCCCTCCGCGAGATACACATAGAGGTGCCCAAGGTAAGGTGGAAAGACGTGGGAGGCCTCGCCGAGGTGAAACAAGAGTTGAGAGAGGCCGTGGAGTGGCCTTTGAAGTACCCCGACAAGTTCAGGAAGTTCGGCTTGAGGCCCCCAAAGGGCATACTGCTCTTCGGGCCTCCCGGCACCGGCAAGACTCTTCTGGCCAAGGCCGTGGCCACGGAGTCCGGCGCCAACTTTATTGCGGTGAGAGGCCCCGAGATATTCTCCAAGTGGGTCGGCGAGTCCGAGAAGATGATAAGGGAGATATTCCAGAAGGCCAGGATGGCGGCCCCCTGCGTGGTCTTCATAGACGAGATAGACGCCTTAGCCTCCGCCAGAGGTCTCGGCGCCGACTCCTTCGTCACTGAGCGCGTGGTGGCCCAGCTCTTGGCCGAAATGGACGGAATTAGGACTTTGGAGAACGTAGTGATCATAGGCGCGACCAACAGGCCGGACCTAGTGGACCCGGCGCTCTTGAGGCCCGGCAGGTTCGACCGCATAATATACGTGCCGCCTCCCGACTTCAAGGCGAGGCTCGACATATTCTTGATACACACCCGCAACGTGCCTTTAGCCAAGGACGTGGATCTGGAGGAGCTGGCTAGGAGGACTGAGGGCTATTCGGGCGCCGACATAGAGCTGGTCGTCAGGGAGGCCACATTCATGGCGTTGAGAGAGGACATAAACTCCAAGGAGGTCGCCATGAGGCACTTCGAGGCGGCTTTGGCTAAAGTCAAGCCCTCCATAACGCCTGACATGTTGAAGTTCTACGAGAGCTGGCTCGAGAGGGCCAGGCAACTACAGCCGACCGCCAAGGCTAGAGCCACGCCGCCGCTATATCTATGA
- a CDS encoding elongation factor 1-beta — MSAEVALVYRVLPDSAEVDIAKLKQEITKRLEPKYKVDKIEEEPIGFGITALKVYIRHPESDEYTSDEVEELLRSVQGVGNIELEYFSRLSF, encoded by the coding sequence ATGTCGGCGGAAGTGGCGTTGGTCTATAGGGTCCTGCCCGACAGCGCGGAGGTCGATATAGCCAAGTTGAAGCAGGAGATCACCAAGAGGCTGGAGCCCAAATATAAGGTGGACAAAATAGAGGAGGAGCCCATAGGCTTCGGGATAACGGCCCTCAAGGTCTACATCAGACATCCGGAGTCCGACGAGTATACGTCGGACGAGGTGGAGGAGCTCTTGAGGTCGGTCCAAGGCGTGGGCAACATCGAGCTGGAGTACTTCTCGCGGCTCAGCTTTTAG
- a CDS encoding zinc finger domain-containing protein, which translates to MSVRGAKIYGPSPPSDTTTNWTLAPLERGVEFVCPNCGRSTIIRNYKARKLGIPYKCPVCGFEGP; encoded by the coding sequence ATGTCCGTCAGAGGCGCCAAGATATACGGCCCGTCGCCGCCTAGCGACACCACGACCAACTGGACTCTGGCGCCGTTGGAGCGTGGAGTCGAATTCGTCTGCCCCAACTGCGGGAGGTCGACAATTATTAGGAACTATAAGGCGAGGAAGCTCGGCATACCCTACAAGTGTCCCGTCTGCGGCTTCGAGGGTCCTTGA
- a CDS encoding S9 family peptidase, translated as MDLLAARLLSVKTATAPSAAPDGTVFYLSDATGQYQLWRFDGRRHDVYFPWDGRIGGFVISPTGRIAFAADVGGDERWRIYIIEGDEVKPVALEGFNNLGVWSPDGQKLAYASTVERPEDFSLYIFDGTSARKAADLQGINAPADWCEEGVLVVHSESSKDGDIYLASGGEVKNLTKHSGEEVNTSPRCLGGGKIAYLTDRGSEHVGIAVMDLKSGEAKPLVQLDRDVELMDVWGNYMAYTVNEDGYSGLYIMHLPTGLTHKVSIPPGVVTSLSWRFGKLVFSLSGPKTGHEVFIYAAEVRALTDSPKYGIDMGQNAVPEVARFKASDGVEVPLLLYKPRGSPPYKTVVVLHGGPESQARPYFEPLTQLLVRMGYMVAAPNFRGSTGYGKTYVRLDDGEKRLDAVRDVAEAVGWLKERGLVSERPCVLGGSYGGYLTLMSLALYPDLWRCGVEMAGIVNLATFLERTAPWRRRHREAEYGRLEDRELLARLSPITYVERIMAPLLVIHGVNDIRVPVSEADQLVERLRGLGRPVEYMRLEGEGHVFSSSARPKVYGKVAEFIKAHLGL; from the coding sequence ATGGATCTGCTTGCGGCCAGGCTCTTGTCGGTAAAGACGGCGACGGCGCCATCGGCGGCGCCGGACGGAACTGTATTTTATCTCTCCGACGCGACGGGGCAGTACCAGTTGTGGAGGTTCGACGGGAGGAGGCACGACGTGTACTTCCCCTGGGATGGAAGGATAGGGGGCTTTGTCATATCGCCGACGGGGCGTATCGCCTTTGCGGCCGACGTGGGGGGCGACGAGAGGTGGCGGATATATATAATCGAGGGGGACGAGGTCAAGCCGGTCGCCCTAGAGGGTTTCAACAATTTGGGCGTGTGGAGCCCCGACGGGCAGAAGCTGGCCTACGCCTCTACTGTGGAGAGGCCGGAGGACTTTTCGCTCTACATATTCGACGGGACGTCGGCACGAAAGGCGGCGGACCTACAGGGGATAAACGCGCCCGCCGATTGGTGCGAAGAGGGCGTGTTGGTAGTCCACTCCGAGTCCAGTAAGGACGGCGATATATACCTCGCGTCCGGCGGCGAGGTCAAGAACTTGACTAAACACTCCGGCGAGGAGGTGAACACATCCCCTAGATGTCTGGGCGGGGGCAAAATCGCATATCTGACCGATAGGGGGTCGGAGCACGTGGGCATAGCTGTCATGGACCTAAAGAGCGGCGAGGCCAAGCCCTTGGTCCAGCTGGACCGAGACGTGGAGCTTATGGACGTGTGGGGCAACTACATGGCCTATACAGTCAACGAGGACGGCTACTCGGGGCTCTACATCATGCACCTGCCCACAGGCCTCACCCATAAGGTCTCCATACCGCCGGGCGTCGTCACGTCGTTGAGCTGGCGTTTCGGCAAGTTGGTCTTTTCGCTCTCAGGGCCTAAGACCGGACACGAGGTCTTCATCTACGCGGCCGAGGTCAGGGCGCTGACGGACTCGCCCAAATACGGCATAGATATGGGCCAAAACGCAGTGCCCGAGGTGGCGAGGTTCAAGGCTAGCGACGGCGTTGAGGTGCCCCTACTCCTCTACAAGCCGAGGGGGTCTCCTCCCTACAAGACCGTCGTGGTGCTACACGGAGGCCCCGAGAGCCAGGCCAGGCCCTACTTCGAGCCCCTCACACAACTACTAGTGAGGATGGGCTATATGGTAGCCGCCCCCAACTTCAGAGGGTCGACGGGCTATGGCAAGACCTACGTAAGGCTGGACGACGGCGAGAAGAGGCTGGACGCCGTTAGGGACGTCGCCGAGGCTGTGGGCTGGCTCAAAGAGAGGGGCCTTGTCTCGGAGAGGCCTTGCGTGTTGGGCGGAAGCTATGGCGGCTATCTGACCTTGATGTCCCTAGCCCTATACCCCGACCTATGGAGATGCGGAGTGGAGATGGCCGGGATAGTAAACCTCGCCACCTTCCTCGAGAGGACTGCCCCCTGGAGGAGGAGGCATAGGGAAGCAGAATACGGGCGGCTGGAGGATAGGGAGTTGCTCGCGAGGCTGAGCCCCATCACCTATGTCGAGAGGATTATGGCCCCCCTCTTGGTGATACATGGCGTGAACGACATAAGGGTGCCCGTCTCCGAGGCCGACCAGCTGGTGGAGAGGTTGCGGGGGCTCGGAAGACCTGTGGAGTACATGAGGCTGGAGGGCGAGGGCCACGTCTTCTCCTCTTCGGCGAGGCCCAAGGTGTACGGAAAGGTCGCGGAGTTCATAAAGGCGCATTTAGGCTTATAA
- the speE gene encoding polyamine aminopropyltransferase, with translation MIPQRGKELLSAVRPVWVETVSWHTSLAMQIEGVRLMKRTKYQELAIIDTVDFGRALVLDGFIQSTYFDEPYYHESLVHPAMTAHSSPKRVLIVGGGEGAALREVLKHKTVVEAVMVDIDGEVVQAAREYLPLMHQGAFDDPRAKVLIMDGFKYVEDALARGEKFDVVIMDLTDPYGPEIAQTLYSAEFFGRVKGLLGRGGVLVTQAGDSFFFEEEYDAVLRNISANFKIVVEYTVWIPSFGYAVNFILASDEVDPRSLTAEEVDRILAERGVSTLFYSGRTHVALMNFPIYRKLRRP, from the coding sequence ATGATCCCGCAGAGGGGCAAGGAGCTCCTATCGGCCGTAAGGCCCGTTTGGGTCGAGACAGTCTCTTGGCATACCTCGTTGGCCATGCAGATAGAGGGGGTGAGGCTCATGAAGAGGACTAAATACCAAGAGCTCGCAATAATAGACACTGTCGACTTCGGGAGGGCCTTGGTGCTGGATGGCTTCATCCAATCCACGTATTTCGACGAGCCTTACTACCACGAGTCGTTGGTGCATCCCGCCATGACAGCCCACTCGTCGCCGAAGAGGGTCTTGATTGTGGGGGGCGGCGAGGGCGCCGCGTTAAGGGAAGTACTTAAGCACAAGACCGTCGTCGAGGCGGTAATGGTGGATATAGATGGGGAGGTCGTCCAGGCCGCTAGGGAATATCTGCCCCTGATGCACCAGGGGGCCTTCGACGACCCTAGGGCAAAGGTGCTGATTATGGACGGCTTTAAGTATGTAGAGGACGCCTTGGCCCGCGGCGAGAAGTTCGATGTGGTGATTATGGACCTGACGGACCCCTACGGCCCCGAGATAGCGCAGACACTCTACTCGGCCGAGTTCTTCGGGAGGGTTAAGGGGCTTTTGGGCAGAGGCGGCGTTCTGGTCACCCAAGCCGGCGACTCCTTCTTCTTCGAGGAGGAGTACGACGCGGTGTTGAGGAACATATCGGCGAACTTCAAGATCGTGGTGGAGTACACGGTGTGGATCCCGTCGTTCGGCTACGCCGTGAACTTCATTCTGGCCAGCGACGAGGTCGACCCGAGGTCGCTGACCGCCGAGGAGGTGGACAGGATCCTCGCGGAGAGAGGCGTCTCGACGCTCTTCTACTCCGGGAGGACACACGTGGCGTTGATGAACTTCCCCATCTATAGGAAGCTCAGGAGGCCCTAG
- a CDS encoding transcriptional regulator produces the protein MAVDKYVSAVRAVVAKEMVRRGFSVNETARLLGVTAAAVSLYASGKRGGELAAKIESDERAMAVIRSYVDAIAESGRNAVLDLADLARAVRNVMESPQRAGADMSALIAERIRLEQETANRGLAMAYKSANPLVRALFMQIAMDSLRHAEILTMILDYMAGRIKADELALGPEELQAISEEERGMRESLAALSAIEDPLVRALLKSIEFDELKHYELVKALMSVRPKKA, from the coding sequence GTGGCCGTCGACAAGTACGTCTCGGCCGTCAGGGCCGTGGTGGCAAAGGAGATGGTGAGGAGGGGATTTTCGGTCAACGAGACGGCGAGACTTCTGGGCGTCACGGCGGCTGCGGTCAGCCTCTACGCGAGCGGCAAGAGGGGAGGGGAACTGGCGGCCAAGATCGAATCGGACGAGAGGGCCATGGCCGTCATTAGGTCCTATGTGGACGCCATAGCCGAAAGCGGGAGGAACGCCGTGCTCGACTTGGCCGACTTGGCCCGCGCCGTGAGGAACGTAATGGAGTCGCCGCAGAGGGCCGGGGCCGACATGTCGGCGTTGATAGCGGAGCGCATAAGGCTTGAGCAGGAGACCGCAAATAGGGGGCTGGCGATGGCCTACAAGTCGGCCAACCCCCTCGTGAGGGCTCTCTTCATGCAGATAGCCATGGACAGCCTCCGCCACGCCGAAATACTGACCATGATACTGGACTACATGGCCGGGAGGATAAAGGCCGACGAGCTCGCCCTAGGCCCCGAAGAGCTCCAAGCCATATCAGAGGAGGAGAGGGGGATGAGGGAGAGCTTGGCGGCGCTGTCGGCGATCGAGGACCCCCTGGTGAGGGCGCTCCTCAAGTCCATAGAGTTCGACGAGCTTAAACACTACGAGCTGGTCAAGGCGCTTATGTCTGTAAGGCCCAAAAAGGCCTAG
- a CDS encoding DUF3782 domain-containing protein, whose protein sequence is MGLKEELLRLLREDEEFRYAVLGLLGLEEVIKNLERLQERVDKHTRAILRLSRAIQNMQRQMGALQKQAEAHSIAIKELAAKIAALGNRWGVVTEEAFRESVKYLVEDLLKEYEVKRWVYYDSEGLVYGHPSVVEVDVLVKDGVHVLVEFKSSADRPDVGELYRVGQLYEKATGVKPRLLLVSPYVRRRAAQLAGELGVEIRGEVGD, encoded by the coding sequence GTGGGCTTGAAAGAAGAGTTGTTGCGCCTTCTGAGAGAAGACGAGGAGTTTAGATACGCAGTTCTCGGCCTGCTTGGGCTTGAGGAAGTTATAAAAAACTTGGAGAGGCTTCAGGAACGGGTAGATAAGCACACGCGGGCGATACTACGGCTGAGCAGAGCTATACAAAACATGCAAAGGCAAATGGGGGCGTTGCAGAAACAAGCAGAGGCCCATTCCATTGCTATTAAGGAGCTTGCCGCTAAGATCGCTGCGTTGGGCAACCGCTGGGGGGTGGTGACCGAGGAGGCGTTCCGCGAGTCGGTGAAGTACCTCGTCGAAGACTTGTTGAAAGAGTACGAGGTCAAGAGGTGGGTATACTACGACTCCGAGGGCCTTGTATATGGCCATCCCTCGGTGGTGGAGGTCGACGTGTTGGTTAAAGACGGCGTACACGTCTTGGTGGAGTTCAAGTCGTCGGCCGACCGTCCAGACGTGGGGGAGCTCTACAGAGTTGGGCAACTGTACGAAAAGGCCACCGGCGTAAAGCCTAGGCTCCTCCTCGTGTCGCCATACGTGAGGAGAAGGGCGGCGCAACTTGCGGGAGAGCTAGGCGTGGAGATAAGAGGCGAAGTGGGGGATTGA
- a CDS encoding V-type ATP synthase subunit B encodes MQVSPIVSYSTVREVKGPLLVIEKTRGVAYNEIGEVVGPDGEPRRVQVIEVGTDYAVAQVLGPTLGLPAKGSTVRFYGKTYKLGVSEELIGRTLDGKGQPRDHMPLPPPQDFRDINGEPLNPYAREYPEEPIETGISAIDGLYTLVRGQKLPIFSGTGLPHNVMAAQVVRQATVRGSEEGFAVVFVGIGIRSEEAMYFMEEFRKTGALRRAVAVINLASDPVAERILAPRVGLTIAEYLAWDLGYHVLVVMTDMTNYAEGLRELSSGKGELPGRRGYPGYMYTDLASIYERAGRAKGKKGSVTQFPILTMPHDDITHPIPDLSGYITEGQLVLSRSMWGKGIYPPFDIIMSLSRLAKDAIGEGKTREDHKDVANTLIAAYSRALEIRNLATLVGERNLGWRERRYLRFADAFEQKFVKQGVYERRTFEETLDIGWDVLSILPEDELTNARPEISAKYYRKHIFESVKL; translated from the coding sequence ATGCAAGTATCTCCCATTGTCAGCTATTCCACCGTTAGGGAGGTCAAAGGGCCTCTGCTCGTAATAGAGAAGACGCGGGGAGTCGCCTACAACGAGATAGGAGAGGTGGTGGGACCCGACGGGGAGCCCAGGAGGGTGCAGGTGATCGAGGTGGGCACGGACTACGCCGTGGCTCAAGTCCTGGGGCCCACCTTGGGGCTTCCGGCCAAGGGGAGCACGGTCAGGTTCTACGGAAAGACCTACAAGTTGGGCGTCAGCGAGGAGCTCATAGGCCGTACGCTCGACGGCAAGGGGCAGCCTCGCGACCACATGCCCCTCCCGCCGCCGCAAGACTTCCGCGACATAAACGGAGAGCCGTTGAACCCATACGCTAGGGAGTACCCCGAAGAGCCCATAGAGACCGGCATATCGGCCATTGACGGCCTGTACACGTTGGTCAGAGGCCAGAAGTTGCCCATATTCTCAGGCACCGGCTTGCCCCACAACGTCATGGCGGCTCAAGTCGTCCGGCAGGCCACTGTGAGGGGGAGCGAAGAGGGGTTTGCCGTGGTCTTCGTGGGCATAGGCATTAGGAGCGAGGAGGCTATGTACTTCATGGAGGAGTTCAGGAAGACCGGCGCGCTCAGGAGGGCCGTCGCCGTGATAAATCTAGCCTCTGACCCCGTGGCTGAACGTATCTTGGCGCCCCGCGTGGGCTTGACCATAGCCGAATATCTGGCCTGGGACCTCGGCTACCACGTGCTGGTCGTCATGACCGACATGACCAACTACGCAGAGGGCCTCCGCGAGCTCTCTTCGGGCAAGGGTGAACTACCCGGAAGGCGCGGCTATCCGGGATATATGTACACAGACCTGGCTAGTATATATGAGAGGGCCGGGAGGGCCAAGGGCAAGAAGGGCTCAGTGACGCAGTTCCCCATACTCACCATGCCCCACGACGACATAACCCACCCCATCCCCGACCTCTCGGGCTACATAACTGAGGGCCAGCTGGTCTTGAGCAGATCTATGTGGGGCAAGGGCATATATCCGCCCTTCGATATAATCATGTCGCTTTCCCGCCTCGCCAAAGACGCAATAGGCGAGGGCAAGACCAGAGAGGACCACAAAGACGTGGCGAACACGCTGATCGCCGCCTACAGCCGCGCCCTCGAGATACGCAACTTGGCCACACTGGTCGGCGAGCGCAACCTCGGCTGGCGCGAGAGGCGCTACCTCCGCTTCGCGGACGCCTTCGAGCAGAAGTTCGTGAAGCAAGGCGTCTACGAGCGGAGAACCTTCGAGGAGACACTGGACATCGGCTGGGACGTCCTCTCCATACTGCCGGAGGACGAGCTCACAAACGCGAGGCCTGAGATATCGGCGAAGTACTACCGCAAACACATATTCGAAAGCGTCAAGTTATAA
- a CDS encoding DUF86 domain-containing protein, translating into MLHDKLLENIIRYVDSLEGARKRGVNWSDIYDVYSVLHALQIYAQSVIDYLLHTCSILDMSGETPIRCIRNLVGAGLLDADDGEVLRRLVGFRNIVVHEYGEVDVERVRRVVEAGGYVRVAEIIKKLHYELRRRGLLDP; encoded by the coding sequence GTGTTGCACGATAAGCTGTTGGAAAACATAATTCGATACGTCGATTCGCTGGAGGGAGCTAGGAAGAGGGGCGTCAATTGGAGTGATATATACGACGTATATTCGGTGTTGCACGCTCTTCAGATATACGCCCAGTCGGTAATCGACTACCTCCTCCACACCTGTTCGATATTGGACATGAGCGGTGAGACCCCCATTAGGTGTATACGCAATCTGGTGGGCGCCGGGCTTCTTGACGCCGACGACGGGGAGGTCTTGAGGAGGCTGGTGGGCTTTCGGAACATAGTCGTCCACGAGTACGGCGAGGTCGACGTGGAGAGGGTCCGCCGAGTTGTAGAGGCTGGCGGCTACGTACGCGTCGCCGAAATAATCAAGAAGCTACACTACGAGTTGAGGCGGAGAGGTCTGCTCGACCCCTAG
- a CDS encoding ATP-binding protein has protein sequence MGEFIDRERELALLEELWRAPGAQLVVIYGRRRVGKTALVRRFLSGKRGIYHMCTLDTIEWNVREMLRALAEAVGDFKISALEPRLDVFLRVLAEAASERFAFVIDEFPYCASVYPPMASVIQRAWDMWLSQTKIFMVLVGSSVGMMAEHVLSRKAPLYGRRTGGMRLGELEPHHVGRFVGGDAEDWFKAWAVVGGVPYYLKLFVPGRPVDLEVRRLFSKGGPLYEEPLFLLREELREPRIYMALLEALAAGRTKLGEVAQFAGLSSAKASKYLWRLRQLDVVDREEVYGVRRSGRYYIKDNLFAFWFRFVYPNLSRLELDEPEAVFADEKLDAYYGEMFERLVRLISPRVFGVRFYKYIKGQIDIDLAGEAGGCRIYGEVKWSKEVDPIREYRRLAGLKQGDAYLVVARGFSKPPQEGVAAVTLRDLYHALETGRKIQLCPRRQAL, from the coding sequence GTGGGCGAATTTATCGATAGGGAGAGGGAGCTGGCCTTGTTGGAGGAGCTGTGGCGTGCCCCCGGCGCCCAGTTGGTGGTGATATACGGGAGGAGGAGGGTGGGCAAGACCGCGCTGGTCAGGCGGTTTCTCTCGGGGAAGAGGGGGATCTACCACATGTGCACGTTGGACACCATCGAGTGGAACGTGAGGGAGATGCTGAGGGCCTTGGCGGAGGCCGTGGGGGACTTCAAGATCTCGGCGCTTGAGCCTCGGCTTGACGTCTTCTTGAGGGTGCTGGCCGAGGCGGCGTCTGAGAGGTTTGCCTTCGTCATAGACGAGTTTCCGTACTGCGCCTCCGTGTATCCGCCTATGGCCTCCGTCATCCAGAGGGCGTGGGACATGTGGCTCTCCCAGACGAAGATCTTCATGGTCCTTGTGGGGTCGAGCGTGGGCATGATGGCCGAACACGTGCTCAGCAGGAAGGCTCCCCTCTACGGTAGGCGCACAGGCGGCATGAGGCTAGGCGAGCTGGAGCCCCACCACGTGGGCCGCTTCGTGGGCGGCGATGCCGAGGACTGGTTTAAGGCGTGGGCCGTGGTGGGGGGAGTTCCCTACTACCTCAAGCTCTTCGTCCCGGGCCGCCCCGTGGACCTAGAGGTCAGGCGGCTCTTCTCCAAGGGCGGCCCCCTCTACGAGGAGCCTCTCTTCCTGTTGAGAGAGGAGCTACGGGAGCCCCGGATCTACATGGCCCTCTTGGAGGCGCTGGCGGCGGGGAGGACGAAGCTCGGCGAGGTGGCCCAATTCGCCGGCCTGTCGAGCGCCAAGGCCTCTAAGTACCTATGGAGGTTGCGGCAGTTGGACGTGGTGGATAGGGAGGAGGTATACGGCGTCAGGAGGAGCGGCCGCTATTACATCAAGGACAACCTCTTCGCCTTTTGGTTCCGCTTCGTATACCCCAACCTCTCTAGACTCGAGCTGGACGAGCCCGAGGCCGTCTTCGCCGACGAGAAGCTGGACGCCTACTACGGCGAGATGTTCGAGCGCCTCGTCAGGCTGATCTCGCCGAGGGTGTTCGGCGTACGATTTTATAAATATATAAAAGGCCAAATAGATATAGATCTAGCTGGCGAGGCGGGCGGCTGTAGGATCTACGGGGAGGTCAAGTGGAGCAAAGAGGTCGATCCCATCCGGGAGTACAGGAGGCTGGCGGGTTTAAAGCAGGGCGATGCGTACCTAGTGGTGGCCCGAGGCTTCTCCAAGCCTCCACAGGAGGGCGTAGCGGCGGTGACGCTTAGGGACCTCTACCACGCCCTGGAGACGGGGAGGAAAATCCAGTTGTGTCCGCGGCGCCAAGCTTTATAG
- a CDS encoding ribbon-helix-helix domain-containing protein — protein MPRNKGQEKMSLISVHVPKRMLEELDELVRRGIYPNRSEAIRAAIRELLYKESLKPSARQIEAEEVEEEGEEIQVLTGR, from the coding sequence ATGCCCAGGAACAAGGGGCAGGAGAAGATGTCGTTGATATCGGTGCACGTCCCCAAACGCATGTTGGAAGAGCTGGACGAGTTGGTCAGAAGGGGCATCTACCCAAATAGGAGTGAGGCCATAAGGGCCGCCATAAGGGAGCTCCTATACAAAGAGTCCTTGAAGCCCTCGGCGAGGCAGATAGAGGCCGAAGAGGTCGAGGAGGAAGGCGAGGAGATACAGGTTTTGACTGGCCGCTAG